ctcttgagtctgcaggacactGTGTCTGTGGTTTTGAAAAATAATTTCCAATTTTGATTCATtcaaccacagaacagttttccattatgCCTTAgttcattttaaatgagctttggcccagagaagatgctggcgtttctggattgtATTGATAtacggcttcttctttgcattatGCAGCTTTAACTTGTATTTATGGATTCCACActaaactgtgttcacagacaatgatttctggaagaatTCCTGAGACCATGCAGTGACtttcattacagaatcatgcctgtttttaatgtagTGCCGACTGAGGGCCAGTAGACCTTtggcatccaatattgaccataaaTGTCTCCAGATTTTCTGAAGtactatgtactgtagatggtgggatattcaaagccttcacaattttacatttttctgaaatGGTTCAACAATTttcagatgcagtttttcacaaaaTGGTGAacttctgaccatctttgcttctaagTAACTCTGCTTTTCCAACATGCTTTATTTATACTTAGTCAAgtatgttagtaaaaaaaaatgacactccagcaattttttttattagtaccaccTACTTTTCCAGCTTTTTGTTACCTCTGTTCCAACTTTTCTGAGATgtattgctgccatcaatttctaaattacctATttttttcaccttctgatatatgttctatgttctattgtgaatacattttctttacattttaaacAAAATcccaactttttttaaaaattgggttgTAATTATAGGCAGGctttaggcaagtgtggaaaaaaaatacgacatagtaagaatgttttcaaaaacagCAGTATAAAtagttttttgtcaattaacaaaatacaaagtgaatggattaaagagaaatctaaatcaatccaatatttggtgtgatcacccTTCCCTTTCAAAACAGCATACattcttctaggtatacttgcacacagtttttgaagtaaCTTAGCagggcattttttttaattttttttttaaccttggaGAACTAGATCTTCTGTGAATGTAGGTTTGCTGAAATCCTTCTGTCTTCATGTAATTCTAGACTGATGTGTTGATGTTGAGATCAGTGTCCTGTGGGGGCCATCTCATCACTTCCCGGACCACCTGCTCATCTTTTTTTCTGAAAATAGTTGTTAATAAGATAGGATTTATGTTTGGCATTGTTGTCCTGAAGCAGAATATATTTGGAATCCGTCTACTTTATCCACAGCTGTCCAAAACCTTTAcacaatactgtatatataatatatattggaCAGCTTATATCTAGACCTAGATAGCTTAGGTGGCTTAGATTTTGATGCTTTGATACCAATACTACATAGAGAAAAAGTAATTACAGTACAATTACTTCCTGTGACCACATATGAAATTGTCTGTAACTGGTTATGtccattttcatttttgtccTCTAACTgggtccagaccaccatgaagacttcttctagCTACAGCTTGTCTTTGCACAATCTTCTCATCCTGTGCTTCCTACACACTAATAATGCCACCcattgtgcccccacaaagtaataatttcCCTTTGTGCCCCTACAAGGTAATAATCACCTTTTGGCCCTGAAAAGTAATAACACTCCCTCTatgcctccacaaagtaataatgtccctctgCACCCCCACAAAGTTATAATGCTCTCCTTGCACCCTCACAAAGATATAGTGGTCCTTCTgtgccccttaggccactctcgcaCATGCATTCACAAAACACTGGGTCTGAAACTGTGTCGTTTTACTGTGATTTTGTGCTGTGTTTTTGAATGCATGTTGCAGCGTTTGatagcattttttaatgcaccccatcattgtgatgggtgatgatgtGTGTTACAAAGTGCTAAAACACAtggaaatagagcagacagcacccaAAAATCGTGGTGTTAGAAACGCCGTGTTTGAACCCAGGTGTGTGAaaccccagtgaaatcaatgggagcattgtaccacgATTAGCGCAGCGTTTAAAACTACCATGTTGGTTTTTTATTcactttaaaggaaacctgtcagatAGAATATtccatccaaactgcaggcatcatgttatggagccggaggagctgagcagattgatatatagttttatggggaaagattcagtagaacttgtattttattcatttatatctctgcacattctgagctgaacagtccaatgggcggagccatcagtgattgagaGCTACCCCCTTGTATGTACAGTGTAGCACTCAGCTGTTAATCACtcatagctccacccactggactgttcagctcagaatgtgcagaaatataaatgaatcaaatacaagttctactgaatctttccccataaaactatatatcagtctgctcagctccttcggCTCCATAacatgacagactccctttaagtacAGGCTCCCAGTTTCTGCATTTATACATGGATACTCGTTGTGTCATGTATAAATGCATAGTACAAGGTCATTTCACTAGATTAATAGTTACCACTGGTTCTCATCCAAGTATAAATGTATTTTAGGGTGATATGCCATCTAGTGTCATCCATGTAAGCAGCTTAAACTAAAGCTTATATTTACTAAACATTTGTGTTTTCGTTCCCCTTTCTGCCTATCACTTTTAGCTAGATGATCCATATAGCGTCAAACAGAAAATATATTCAGGATCCTTATTAATATGCACGTTCATTCTTTTTAAGTGGTTTTGGATGACAGCAAGCGTTTGGCAAAAAGAAAACTCATAGAAGAAAACAGAGAAAAGAGGCGCAAGGACGAACTGCAGAAAACAGTGGTACAAAAACCTGAGCCAACATCAGAAGAGTGGGAGCTCATACAGGTCGTCACTGAAGCTCATGTGGCCACCAATGCACAGGGAAGTCACTGGAAACAGAAGAGAAAATTTCTGGTATGTAAAATGTCTTAATAAGAGGTACTGATGGTTCACTGAGCATGTGCAGTCATGCTCTCGGCAGAGTGAGAGGATGGCACTTGGCTTTTTGACCACTTGTTTTTGCTCTAATGTGAACTTTTAGGGGGCTAGGTACTActgacctgaaaaaaaaaatcaacaagttCATAATTCTTGTGCTTATCTCATGTCAGGAAAAGGGATTTTTTCCAAGTGTATATATTTATTGTCCTATTATAGTATATGATGTCTCTATTATGTTCTCTTTCACACTAGCCAGAAGATATTGGGCAGGCTCCTATAGTTAATGCTCCAGAGGGTGGAAAAGTGGACTTAGAAGCCTTCAGCCAGTTTACAAAAATAATCACCCCAGCAATTACAAGAGTGGTGGATTTTGCCAAAAAATTACCTATGTTTTGTGAGGTGAGTACTTTGcctggaatgaaaaaaaaaacaagagcagactGCCTGATAGGTTAGAAAAGAGAAGTGTAACAGGAACAAGTGTATAGGAACAAGCAATTAAATGTTGGTTTGGAAGCTACCTGAGGGGCGTAAAGCCCCACTtaacgcaacgattatcgttcaaaattccttcaaacgatggcatatgagcgataatcattgtgtgtgtaaatgctaccatcgttcactgttcagctgaacgatgattttaaggtgagcttaaaatccattgttcagccagagagtagataacacagaccgcatgctgtgttctgcattgaattcagctgacagcccttgTCAGAACAagggagctgattgcagagtgcagaccacctgctgtgttctgcaagcagctcctggaggctcgtttacatgcaaataaagctaataaagtgctcAAGGACATTAGAGTCCATTagaactttatgcaaaatgattgctagtaCTGTcagtctttcaatcttttgaaagtttgtctttgcgtgtaaataagcctttatgTGTATGTGAAGATAATAATCAGGAAAAGAAAAGAGCCAATTAGAAAAGGTGCTACTACTCCTGGGAAGCTGGCAACCACGCCACTAGACCCACTTCTAGTATGGTCTCAATTTTTATTTGAAACAAACAAAGCTCCACATTTCATAATTATGCCCGAGGAAGACCCCATTCCAGGGTTGAAACAGGCAGCTTTGTTTGTTTCAAATAAATTTTGAAACCATACTTGAAGTGGATCTAGTGGTGTGTTTGCCAGCTTTCCAGCAGTAGCACCTTTTTTAGTTGGTTCTtctctatagatgagcgagcacccaaatgctcgggtccgcattattcgagtcgagcttttcataaaattcgagagctctactcgagtaacgaaccccattgactacaattggaGACTCGAACatctttgtatgtgggatgccgggtcccgaggtttttttttttttttcttcgttcgtgttcgttctctctctctctttccctctctctctctccctctgcctctctctctctctccccctctctccgctttccacctctccccctccccctctccctcctgccaCACAAAAAAATTGCCGATGACGCgtgctgcggcggggaggggccaaaacagacacTGCAcaacggggaggagccaaaaactggggcggggtcgaacacaatttgttgctcgttcgagtaacaagcataatcgagtacgctaatacgcgaacgagcatcaagttcggcagagtacgttcgctcaactctagtcttcTCTTTTCCTGATTGTATACCCAGTTTGGAGCTCTGGGAAAAGCTCTTCTGGTGAACCAAGTTCAAGGCCTGCAGCTCCCATTTTTGAAAGGTTgcttggtttgtttgttttttataccTCTTTGAAGCACCTTTAAGTAGTTGCGCTCCTACTTAGTACAACATGATCAGGTGAGAGCAATTACCTAAAATATGTTAATTGTGTTTTAGTTTTGCCTAATACTACTACACCAGATGGCATCCCCTTCAGCTTTCCTTCCTGtcatttattttttgcaagatctTCTGCAAGCAATAAGGAAATAGTCCTCCTTTCCTTTGATGTAAAGTATATTGTAATATAGTTATACTAATCGTGTATTCTAATTTCTAGCTGCCATGCGAAGACCAGATCATCCTCCTCAAGGGTTGCTGCATGGAGATCATGTCACTCCGAGCTGCAGTGAGATATGACCCGGAAAGTGAGACATTAACACTGAATGGGGAGATGGCAGTCACGAGAGGACAGCTGAAAAATGGAGGACTAGGGGTGGTATCTGATGCCATCTTTGATTTAGGCGTATCGCTGTCCTCATTTAATCTTGATGATACCGAAGTCGCCTTGTTGCAGGCTGTGCTGCTTATGTCATCAGGTGGGAACTACTACATTTATCCAGTATAGTATTCTACCTCATATTCATGTTCACTGCATGTCGAGAAGAAGAGAAAGGTCAACAATTCTAATTCTTGAACCTCTCGTTAAACAGTCAGAGGTACCTGGATGAACTTATAACCTGTGGTATAGAATTGGTTGGTGAGCGTCTCATGGAGCATATTATGGAGCTTACAAATGCTTACAATTGAACATGTTACCCTCGAgatacattatacagtataattGCTCTTGGTTTTCACCTTTCCTCTTCGACAGCTTTGTCTTTTAGTCTTCCAGTCACCATTATAAATCAGGACATCAAATAAGTGGTCCAGTGAGCAATTACATGGTTCAGATATTGTAAGAACATACAAAAGCAAACAATCTCTAAAAGAGAACCATAACCCTTAACGCAGTGCCAGAATGATCAAATAGGTAAAATAGGCATTAGCCTACAGGCTTGGGGGACATTATAATAGTgcgaacacagtaataatacaaCATTTGGGAAAGTTTTTAGAGTAAATAGACTAGTGCATAAATGGCTTCTTAAGAGGGTTTACTATAATGGTAAACTATGAAATAATATAATAGGCACATTGCCAGGTATTGTTGGATGCTACTTTACACTGTTATTCTCCCATACAGGTAATGCTCTTGTTGTAAATGTTGAAAATTAGGTCCGTTGTCTTGGTCTACTAGTAGTGAATGGgttagaacttttttttacatataccTGTATCCAGACACCAATGTTTGGCTACTTCCATATCTTGTACGTAGAGTTATAAGTCCTAGATTAGAGACCCGGATTTGCGAAGACCAGGATCCTCAGTGTGTACAGTAGTGATCTCCAACCTGCGACTCTTTCATTGTGTATGTAAATAGGCTTGAGTGATATACTAAGCTTGAAAATAGGAGGGGAGACAGAATGTTTAATCATTCGGTGGGGAGGTAAGCGCTTAACAGTAAAATCAATTCCTGTTCTATAAGTGTTCTACAACAGTTTTTGAGGTGACATTATCATGTATTGAGCTATAAAATgttactaaaaataaaaaattatgtttttatgtttgACCTTTTTTTCTCTCGTTGGCAGATCGCCCCGGTCTCTCCTCTGTGGAAAGAATAGAAAAGGGCCAAGAAAGTTTCCTCTTGGCATTTGAACACTACATTAATTACAGGAAACACAACGTTGCACACTTTTGGCCAAAACTGCTGATGAAAGTCACCGACCTCCGCATGATTGGAGCCTGCCATGCCAGCCGGTTCCTGCACATGAAAGTGGAGTGCCCCACTGAACTGTTTCCCCCACTGTTCTTGGAAGTGTTTGAGGATTAGAAGAGACTGTGCTTCTGATTTATCGGCACTACTGGGGTCTCCCCTTCCATTCCATTGCCTCCGtcactttttttttgtgttctcGTCCGTTCTGAATAGACATGGATGAAAATGTTCCTCTAATGCGGGTACTCGTGACTATCGTGTTTTTGTTATTCTGTCCTTTTGATGTGAAGTTTATCCGTGGAAGTTTAACTCCTTTTGTGCTGAAGTGGCTGTCAAGACATCAAAGCATTTGATGGTCCTTCCAGTTCTTAAGtggttaatggaaaaaaaaaaagaaaatgtacaaaaaaaaaaagaaaaaatttataTTAACTTGCATTCACCAGCACTACGGATCCTACACAGAAAAGGTATTCTCAAATGTTGTGCCTGCGGCTAAAAACCCTACTGACCATCTCCCATGGTGATCACTTACTCGTGCAATGCGGGGCAGTTATTAATCAGTCACAGCTGCGTATACACCATTTCCTCCTAGAACAAGTCAGATAGATTTGATTTTATCACTAGATGATATtttttgaatttatttttttaaaacaaacgaGAATACCCCTTATTTTGGCACACACCGCGCCCGTGGTTTGGGGATAAATCGGTAGCACGTTTTTGAACTGGTTTGTAGAAAGAGAGGGAAAACCCTAAGTAATTATACCTTTATACTTAAGAAAAGAAAATGCTAATCCTGAAAGAATGTATTTTTTTACTCCGACTCCCCCTTTCCGATACcctcttattttttttattacggaAAGAAGCAAGCTAAGCTGACCTGGATGTTAAAGTCTGATTATTACATTGCTCACTCTTGTGTTATATAGTTGGTGTTTATAGGATGACTGTACAGAACTAGTTCCTTGATTCTGCACATTCCCTTCTCAGGTATTTGAAAGTAAACCTCTAGGAATTCCATTTAATGTCTCACCGTTTTCTGATCCCCCTTACTTTCGCATGATGATATGAATTTGAATAGGTCTTGTGCCACAAGTCACACGATGATGATCACTTGGCACTTTGGGAATTGGTAACCTCACACTGTCGTAATACTAGGCCACGTTGGGATGACATTTGAACTCCTGAACTGTGATCTATCCATCTACTCAATTGTACTACCTCCTTCATTACCCATATTCTAACAGTGCCTAGCAGAGAAGCAGTTACTTAGGGCAAGTTCAGATCTGCTTCAGTGCCACATATCCCTCAAACCTATCAGCGTAGCCTATAGAAGGCAAGACTATCCACATGA
This genomic window from Eleutherodactylus coqui strain aEleCoq1 chromosome 12, aEleCoq1.hap1, whole genome shotgun sequence contains:
- the THRB gene encoding thyroid hormone receptor beta, with translation MPSSMSGYIPSYLDKDELCVVCGDKATGYHYRCITCEGCKGFFRRTIQKNLHPSYSCKYEGKCVIDKVTRNQCQECRFKKCIAVGMATDLVLDDSKRLAKRKLIEENREKRRKDELQKTVVQKPEPTSEEWELIQVVTEAHVATNAQGSHWKQKRKFLPEDIGQAPIVNAPEGGKVDLEAFSQFTKIITPAITRVVDFAKKLPMFCELPCEDQIILLKGCCMEIMSLRAAVRYDPESETLTLNGEMAVTRGQLKNGGLGVVSDAIFDLGVSLSSFNLDDTEVALLQAVLLMSSDRPGLSSVERIEKGQESFLLAFEHYINYRKHNVAHFWPKLLMKVTDLRMIGACHASRFLHMKVECPTELFPPLFLEVFED